GTAATGtcctgtggtggtggtggtggtgtttttcTGTGGCGCTTCAATTTATCCGTAAGTGATCCTTTTGCAGGTGCAGTTGTGACTGCTGTCGTCACTCTGTTGCTGGCCATCGGGCTGGAGGCAAAAGTGTTGGCAATACTTGATCCACGCTGTCCCCGGTTCGATGATCCGGAAAAGACGGTTCATCTGACACATCCGACCGACTGCAACCGGTTTCTGGTGTGTTCGTCCGGTGTGGCGTACGAGATGCGCTGTCCGGATGGATTGGAGTACGATATCGAGCAGCGCAGCTGTGACTACGACTATTTGGTCCGCTGTTCGGTTGATGGGCGCACCCAGGTGCAGCAGGCTAACTACGGGTTCGAGATGCCGTTGGAGCAGCTCGTACTGAATCGTCCCTCGTGGAACGATCTGCAGGAGCAGCGCGTTGACGCTCCAGTGCCGCAGTACAAACCGGCGGTCAGTGTCGTTGATGCACGGTGCCCCCGTACGGATGATCCGTTGAAACCGATACATCTGCCACGTACGGGTAACTGTAGCAAGTTTATGAAGTGTTTCGGAGGCCGCGCTTACGAGATGGACTGTCCGGCTGGGTTGGAGTTTGATGTGAAGAATAATCGGTGCGACTATCCAGCGCTAGCTCGCTGTACCCGCGTGTGAGGTTCGTTTGCggtaaatgaataaaatttatatccATTCGGTTGAAGTTAGAAAATGTAGTTGAACTGGTTGTCTATGTGACGAGGTGTTGATATATTCGGGTGTCGTTTGACCACGGAATTTCAGGTCAGAAAATCGTGAAGGCTCCTCCACAGACCTTCATACACATATGGAGCCAAAAATCCTTTACAGCATCCTTCTCTCGAAAATGGATTTAAGACTTTCATCAGTTTTGGACAGGGTTCGTGTTTTAGCGATAGGGAACGGCACTGATCTTCACTCGGCAGGGccggggttaaaatcccatccggcccGTTCTCCCGCAGTGAATACTCACAAGAGTTTAAGGGCCACTTGCTAGATTCCTTTCGTAATCATCAGCAACGTAAGAGAGCCTCAAACCCAGTCTATCAGATATCTTCGAATTTTatgaaagtttttctttttctttcacctGATATTCTGTGACTTAAAATTCAATGAAGAGGTCGCCTAGGATCAGGGCAAATTGTGCATAATTCTCTCTGATATTCTCCAACTTTCTCTACAACGGATGGAAGAAATCGATCCTATAGTATCAAGGACGTTTAGCTAAAAAATCTCTTATTCAAACAGTTCCCAGATCCCTATCCACACGAGATCATTTACAATCTTGTCTATAGGaatctgtttgctgtttgctgcgAAATACGAAAAATTACTGTCAAACTTGtcaaaaaatatatgaaaaccCGAcagcattttgacagaaaatcCATTTGCGTCGTTTGAGTCCACTCGTCGTCTGATCTGAAAACACTGGACTTTGGTTAGATTTACcgcccaaaagtatgcaatcttgaagcatttttcaagccAACTTTGACACTTTACCATGCTAGTGTTTTGTGGGTGATTTTAAGAAGAGTATCATCATACTTATGTACTAAAAACTGTGCTAAACATAAGCTAGACTTTAGAAACCGATAACAAAAAACCTATGAGAGATAAAGTTCATTTTGAAGAACCACAAATAATCACACACAAATGTCAGTGTAGATTTCAGAGCAAAAATCAGAAAGTTTATTCAGTAAATGTCTTCACAACAGCTAGCGGCATTTCACCTCACTCGGGTCATTTACACGTTTCTTTCATGCATTGACATTTCGAGTTAGAAGCGGGAGCACTGAGCAAGGGCGGGATAGTCACAACGGTTCACCTTGGCACCGAACTCCAGACCGGCCGGGCAGTCCATCTCGTAGGCACGGCCACCGAAGCACTTCATGAACTTGCCACAGTTGCCGTTCACTGGCAGATGGACTGGCTTCATCGGGTCGTCGGCACGGGGACAGCGAGCATCAACGATGCCGGGGACGATTTTGTACCCATCGGCAGACAGCTGTTCGCTCTGGGactgctgctggtactgcGGCTGGTACTGGTACTGCTGGGCCTCGTACTGTGGCTGAGCATTGTACGCCTCGTAGCGGGGCTCCTGCGGCATGTTGTACGCGTTGTACGACATTTCCGGGTACTGTGGGGCTGCGGCGACGGCAGCAACGAGGACAGCGAGTGCGATGAAGGCTGACCGAAATCGGGATGGAAAgaagatacaaaacaaataagttaTATCTTAGGCACCAAGGCACCAGGTACTAGCCATCGCTTACCCttcattgttgttgatgttcaACGGGGATGCGCTTTGGAACTTGCTTCAAAACCAAATGATGCTTAGTCCGTGTTTGGCACGACGCTTTTATACAGAGTGCTGAAAGTAATTTGCCTAATTGATAAGTTGCTCCCACTAATTGAGAGCAAAGGCTTCGGTGAGCAGCACACGCTTTTACAGTCGCTATCGTTAGTTATCGTATCTGCTACGGTACGTTATCGATGGTTCCcagaaatcaaaacaaaaaataagttaaaaGACTACGCTTTTCTGCCCTGGTGGACGGTAGGTAGTCTGGTTTGCTTCATGTGTGCAAACCAAACCATCCTTGGTACTTCCGGATGTTGCACAACCTGTCGCGGACTGTAATACAgatgtttaattgtttttcttagTTTGTTATGAGGGCAAGTTCCGTGTTGTAAATTCTGAGGAATTAATGCTCGACGACGACTCTATCATTGTTGCTATGAGTGAACAAACATAACATGTTGATACGGGGAGGATGTTCGAATGAGTGATGATGTCCCATTAATGTGCAAATTCAATTGAActctaaattaaacgaaaaggAACTTTTACAGATCTTATCGTTACACTGAATTGATCATCAGTGTAGAATGTTTTAGATCGGTTATTCTTGCTGCCGTGCCTACAGGCTTGTGTGCACTCTTTCAATGTTTTCTATACGATCTTTTTCTGTACTGTCACTTATCCTCAGGAGCCGATCATATTTTAAGCTAACCTGGGGTCGAGCTTCCGAGCTATCATGGGATATTGCGAGAGGTGGATCTTCCTATAAGTGGTACTTTTGCCATAGGAGGCATGGGTGTTTGGAGGATCTACTCTAAAGAGTAAAGGTATTCTATCGTAGGTAAATATATCCAGAGAGACGCCTGGAGTGGTCAGATGTTAAGATGTGACCCCAGAATCTATTTTGCTTCCTATTATGCTAGACTTAGGAGATTGTTACTGAAATCGTACCTTGATGGCAGAAAGGATAGAATTATAGTGGAGCTCCAGGACTCAGTTAAAACCATGTCTGTGGTTATTAGGGGAGGCGTATTGAGCTATCCACTCTGTTCCTTTTACTATTAAAATGTCGTTTCTTCGGATGATTTCCTCCGAAGTTGATAGTTGCTAGCTATTTCGCTTATCTCCTTCAAATCATCTTGATTTTGACAGACTTATGTGCTGTTTTTGATCTCGTGTATGTACCTTCTCTTTTGCTTGCAATTATGAACCTCTTAATCTCTACATCATAGGCATATATGTAGATAGTCTTTGATAAAAAAGGCGTATAATAGAATGTCAGAGTAATTGTATACATTGTAATCTCTATTAATATATTACAATTATAAGCGCCTACCTGGGTAAGTTTTGTACTTAATATTTTTTGATAGCGAAGTCGTACACACTTGAAACTTGTAGAATGTGTAGATCAATTTACTTATCTCTTTTAAGTTTATAAATAAgtttttaaacttattttaattttttccgatttatttattgataccATTTACATCTATGACCATCTACACGTGTAGGCCATaatcttacatttttttaGATCTTAAAGCTTGTATCTTTAGATATATTTGTCatattttcttgaaatttttcaaaaaaggtAAGCCTATTTGTTGTCTAGCGAATTACGTGtagttgaattttttttaataattcttcttcttttcattttttgcttccaaagTTGAAAACTCCATTGATTACTAACCAGAGTTTTTCTTTGTGAATGAACATTCTTTGTgctgttaaatttatttagtttgCTTGTTTAAGTTTTAGCCGTAAAAGTTTctaaacaaacagttttttgGCTTCTGGCTTTTTCGAACCCATTCCTTTATAACCAGTTGCTTTGCTTAACAATTGAACAGTCATAGATTCTATGTTTTAGCATAGATTTGATGCACGATCGGCTTACTGGTACGGGAAACACATATTTTGACAGTCTTCACTTCCGTGTGCTTGAGCAATTCATCATGACTTAATTAATCATGACTGAATTTGAATCACAATTATTGAATCGTTTCGAAACTAAAAAAACTGTAATTAATCATTCGAAGAAGATTTGGAACCTCCTGTTTTGCCCTATATGAAACAAGAACGATTGCAAAGAAAGATACAAACAGACAAGTGAACTTTCGCTTGGCATTATGAAGGTGTTTTATTAGTTAGAAGAAAGACAAGGAGTTTACTAATACCAAATGTTGGTCTTCTACGGCCCTTTGATGCTTTTAAACGTTCAGCTTAGGTTCAGCTTCAAGTTTCCTGTGCCGTGCTGGCCAATCATCGTTTTGAGGCTTAACATTTGGATATCTTTAGACACGGCACTGCGCGACGGCGGGATAATCGCAGCGGTTCATGCGAGTGCTGAAGTCCAGTCCGGCCGGGCAATCCATG
This genomic window from Anopheles maculipalpis chromosome 2RL, idAnoMacuDA_375_x, whole genome shotgun sequence contains:
- the LOC126567583 gene encoding peritrophin-1-like, producing MKAIIALCLIAGASAQYAYNNQYEIGVPENYYANQGQYNQGQYNQGQYNQGQYNQGQYNQGQYNPGMTGPAKAIPDSRCPRTDDPMRPVHLPYAGHCNKFLKCTGGLGFVMDCPAGLDFSTRMNRCDYPAVAQCPFIALAVLVAAVAAAPQYPEMSYNAYNMPQEPRYEAYNAQPQYEAQQYQYQPQYQQQSQSEQLSADGYKIVPGIVDARCPRADDPMKPVHLPVNGNCGKFMKCFGGRAYEMDCPAGLEFGAKVNRCDYPALAQCSRF